The following proteins are encoded in a genomic region of Mycobacterium sp. 155:
- a CDS encoding DUF1870 family protein, whose product MTPPSLGSAHLRTMREAAGLTLQAAADLAGVSLRTWQYWESPDSTQEIKEDVFALLDHLLQEKASRVADILDKLEELDAEFDAGDGEVAVVSLVRYRSQEQLDRVHRGFPGGIGLHNAMLAVLVEELDGRAVVSWVPEDPNI is encoded by the coding sequence ATGACGCCCCCGAGCTTGGGTTCCGCCCACCTGCGCACCATGCGCGAGGCCGCGGGGCTGACCCTGCAGGCCGCCGCCGACCTGGCCGGCGTGAGCTTGCGCACCTGGCAGTACTGGGAGTCCCCCGACTCGACTCAGGAGATCAAGGAGGACGTGTTCGCGCTGCTCGATCACCTGTTGCAAGAGAAGGCATCCCGCGTCGCCGACATCCTCGACAAGCTGGAGGAACTCGACGCCGAGTTCGACGCGGGCGACGGCGAGGTCGCGGTGGTGTCGCTGGTGCGGTACCGCTCGCAGGAACAGCTGGACCGGGTGCATCGCGGGTTCCCCGGCGGGATCGGGTTGCACAACGCGATGCTGGCCGTACTGGTCGAGGAGCTCGACGGGCGGGCAGTGGTCAGCTGGGTGCCGGAGGATCCAAACATTTAA
- a CDS encoding three-Cys-motif partner protein TcmP produces MAREWSYWTRNKLQILADYLPRFNSASQRSEQRIYLDLMAGEPDNVEKHTGEQFDGSPTIALKADPGFTVLRFGELGSKADKLSAALAQRFPGDNRYRVVKGNCNETIDGVLQELQPVNWAPTFAFLDQQGAEIHWSTIEKVARFRQNKNGWKTELWMLMSPAMIARGVRGTNAEEFAQQVSLLYGGDDWRRILRALRYRTITAPQYRQEMVNLMRYRLETDLGYQFTHRIPMTMSTNKMTIFDMVFATDHDAGDRIMRHLYNQAAQREPEMMRQAQAAKAEKEAEEAGLMALFGPDEITVKPSDTLGQVLWTPEPTWNPASRDWW; encoded by the coding sequence ATGGCGCGGGAATGGTCGTACTGGACGCGCAACAAGCTGCAGATCCTCGCCGACTACCTACCCCGCTTCAATTCCGCGAGCCAGCGGTCCGAGCAGCGTATATACCTCGACCTCATGGCCGGTGAACCCGACAACGTCGAGAAGCACACCGGGGAGCAGTTCGACGGGTCACCGACCATCGCCCTGAAAGCCGACCCCGGGTTCACCGTGCTCAGGTTCGGAGAGCTGGGCTCCAAGGCCGACAAGCTATCTGCCGCACTGGCGCAACGGTTCCCCGGAGACAACCGGTACCGGGTCGTGAAGGGCAACTGCAACGAGACGATCGACGGCGTCCTGCAAGAGTTGCAGCCGGTCAACTGGGCGCCGACGTTCGCTTTCCTCGACCAGCAAGGCGCGGAGATCCACTGGAGCACCATCGAGAAGGTGGCGCGGTTCCGACAGAACAAGAACGGCTGGAAGACCGAGCTGTGGATGCTGATGTCGCCGGCGATGATCGCCCGCGGTGTCCGCGGAACCAACGCCGAGGAGTTCGCGCAGCAGGTATCGCTGTTGTACGGCGGGGATGACTGGCGTCGGATCCTGCGGGCGTTGCGCTACCGCACGATCACCGCGCCGCAGTACCGGCAGGAGATGGTCAACCTCATGCGGTACCGGTTGGAGACCGACCTCGGTTACCAGTTCACCCATCGGATCCCGATGACGATGTCCACCAACAAGATGACGATCTTCGACATGGTGTTCGCGACCGACCACGACGCCGGCGACCGGATCATGCGGCACCTATACAACCAGGCCGCGCAGCGTGAGCCCGAGATGATGCGTCAGGCTCAGGCGGCGAAGGCTGAGAAGGAAGCGGAAGAAGCCGGGCTGATGGCGCTCTTCGGTCCCGACGAGATCACGGTGAAGCCCAGCGACACCCTCGGCCAAGTGCTGTGGACACCGGAGCCGACCTGGAACCCAGCCTCACGCGACTGGTGGTAG
- a CDS encoding N-6 DNA methylase: protein MTAPHLEQIVARLAAQTNRPEATTQADIYSLLTQADIGLGTDEVATMEAQVGDGTRRRIDVEIGQCVIEVKKNLHAADLAAAEEQLGGYVAQRTQALGRYVGILTDGSEWRLYHLNDDVLELISTHTLSATNPNADELLVWLESVMSTLTAISPIPEEIESRLGAQSPAHKLDAAELQGIYEANKDNKEVQLKRQLWAKLLRAALGEDFVDSEELFINHTLLVTTAELIAHAVLGFDVGPTGTLTAQQITSGSEFSNARIRGVVEADFFDWVTDTEAGESFVRNLGRRVSRFDWNAVEHDVLKILYQSVITKETRESLGEYYTPDWLADRMVEAFVSDSLNSVVADPSCGSGTFLFHAVRGYLAAAVAAGTDIDEAVQQATHHVVGIDVHPVAVTLARVTYLLALGRENITSAGRKDLTVPVYLGDSIQWRQEDDIFSSEAVRVRTDEADLAGGGGLFTLDLLFPRSVLKNATEFDYLVSEMADRALVTEPANAGKAILPVLKRRGIAADSKDGKMLAETFSNLCTLRAQGRNHIWGYYVRNLIRPLWLAEPENRVDVLIGNPPWLRYNKMTGPMQVQYRALSRDRNLLTGALGASGRDLATLFVVRAIELYLRRGGEFAFVMPHGVMTRSPHTGFRSGDWRGDTGNHLTVKFEESWDMKGADAAIGFPIPCCVVHGKLSESPGKMPVTTRAWAGRLTHPDVPWSIAAEKITTGPSTVRALDHGAVVVESPYKERFRNGAILYPRSLMFVVDAPAGPLGAGAGRRAVTSFRNNLEKEPWKSCDSLKANVENRFIRPVYLGEQVLPFRTTAPREAVLPITDTAILSADELELHQGLNSWWSEAEEVWEEHRPARETLPLRDRMNFHNQLSSQLPVTATRVVYTASGNAIAAAIVRDSRALIEHKLYWAPTMIEAEAHYLAAILNSAPVLANVQPLQAVGLFGPRDFDKHLFTAPFPTYDNEVSLHVQLAELGKRAETEAAKVDISSANTFQQARTLVRAHLDSENILHDIVEAVTQLLLTVGDAAS, encoded by the coding sequence GTGACCGCTCCACATCTGGAACAGATCGTCGCTCGCCTCGCCGCGCAGACCAACCGGCCCGAAGCAACCACTCAAGCTGACATCTACTCGCTGTTGACCCAGGCCGACATCGGGCTGGGAACAGACGAGGTCGCAACGATGGAAGCACAGGTGGGTGACGGGACCCGTCGCCGGATCGACGTCGAAATCGGCCAGTGTGTCATCGAGGTGAAGAAGAACCTGCACGCCGCTGACCTGGCTGCCGCCGAAGAACAACTCGGCGGATACGTTGCGCAGCGGACTCAGGCGCTCGGCCGGTACGTCGGAATTCTCACCGACGGCAGCGAGTGGCGCCTGTACCACCTCAACGACGATGTGCTGGAGCTGATCTCGACCCACACTCTCAGTGCGACCAATCCGAACGCCGATGAGCTCCTGGTCTGGTTGGAGTCGGTGATGTCGACACTGACCGCCATCAGTCCCATTCCAGAGGAGATCGAGAGCCGCCTCGGTGCCCAGTCCCCGGCGCACAAACTGGACGCGGCCGAGCTGCAAGGAATCTACGAGGCCAACAAGGACAACAAGGAGGTTCAGCTCAAGCGCCAGCTGTGGGCGAAGCTGCTCCGCGCTGCGTTGGGCGAGGACTTCGTCGACAGCGAAGAGCTGTTCATCAACCACACCCTGCTGGTGACCACCGCTGAGCTGATCGCCCACGCGGTACTCGGCTTCGACGTTGGGCCGACCGGCACTCTGACTGCGCAGCAGATCACCAGCGGATCCGAGTTCTCCAACGCACGCATCCGTGGTGTAGTGGAGGCCGACTTCTTCGACTGGGTTACCGACACCGAGGCCGGTGAATCGTTCGTCCGCAACCTCGGCCGACGGGTGTCCCGCTTCGACTGGAACGCCGTCGAGCACGACGTACTCAAGATCCTCTATCAGTCTGTCATCACCAAGGAGACGCGCGAAAGCCTCGGCGAGTACTACACGCCGGACTGGCTGGCCGATCGCATGGTAGAAGCGTTCGTCTCCGACTCCTTGAACTCGGTGGTGGCCGACCCCAGTTGCGGCAGCGGCACATTCCTGTTCCACGCGGTACGGGGCTACTTGGCTGCGGCCGTCGCCGCTGGAACCGACATCGACGAGGCGGTGCAGCAGGCAACCCACCATGTGGTCGGCATCGACGTGCACCCCGTGGCCGTCACTCTGGCCCGCGTCACCTATCTGCTGGCGCTGGGGCGGGAGAACATCACCTCAGCCGGCCGAAAGGACCTGACGGTCCCGGTCTACCTCGGTGACTCGATTCAGTGGCGGCAAGAAGACGACATCTTCAGCAGCGAGGCCGTTCGCGTACGGACCGACGAGGCCGACCTCGCCGGCGGAGGCGGGCTGTTCACGCTCGACTTGCTGTTTCCCCGCTCGGTGCTCAAGAACGCCACCGAGTTCGACTACCTGGTCTCCGAGATGGCCGATCGGGCGCTCGTTACCGAACCTGCGAACGCGGGCAAGGCGATCTTGCCTGTCCTCAAACGCCGCGGGATCGCCGCGGATAGCAAGGACGGGAAGATGCTCGCCGAGACCTTCTCGAACCTGTGCACGCTGAGAGCACAAGGACGCAACCACATCTGGGGCTACTACGTCCGGAATCTTATCCGCCCACTGTGGCTGGCCGAACCAGAGAACCGAGTCGACGTGCTCATCGGGAATCCGCCGTGGCTCCGCTACAACAAGATGACCGGACCGATGCAGGTGCAGTACCGCGCTCTCTCCCGGGACCGGAACCTGCTCACCGGTGCACTCGGGGCCTCAGGGCGTGACCTCGCCACACTGTTCGTCGTTCGTGCCATCGAGCTATACCTCCGCCGGGGTGGTGAATTCGCGTTCGTCATGCCACATGGGGTGATGACTCGGAGCCCCCACACAGGCTTCCGCAGCGGTGACTGGCGCGGCGACACCGGCAACCACCTCACCGTGAAGTTTGAAGAGAGCTGGGATATGAAGGGAGCCGACGCAGCAATCGGATTCCCGATCCCGTGCTGCGTGGTGCACGGAAAACTGTCCGAGTCACCCGGAAAGATGCCCGTCACTACACGCGCGTGGGCGGGGAGACTGACGCACCCCGACGTGCCGTGGTCAATCGCAGCGGAGAAGATCACAACAGGACCCTCCACGGTGCGCGCGCTCGACCATGGTGCGGTTGTTGTCGAGAGTCCGTACAAAGAGCGCTTCCGAAACGGGGCGATCCTCTACCCTCGCTCGCTCATGTTCGTCGTCGACGCACCGGCAGGCCCCCTCGGAGCCGGTGCCGGCCGCCGGGCGGTCACCTCCTTCCGGAACAACTTGGAGAAGGAGCCGTGGAAGTCGTGCGACTCGCTGAAGGCGAACGTCGAGAACCGCTTCATTCGGCCGGTATATCTCGGCGAGCAGGTGCTCCCGTTCCGCACGACAGCGCCCCGTGAAGCCGTACTCCCGATCACCGACACCGCGATCCTGTCCGCCGACGAACTGGAACTCCACCAGGGCCTCAACAGCTGGTGGTCGGAGGCGGAGGAGGTGTGGGAGGAGCACCGTCCCGCGCGCGAAACACTGCCGCTACGGGACCGGATGAACTTCCACAATCAGCTCTCGTCGCAGTTGCCGGTCACTGCAACCCGGGTCGTGTACACGGCGTCGGGCAACGCAATCGCCGCGGCGATCGTCCGCGACTCAAGGGCACTGATCGAGCACAAGCTGTACTGGGCGCCGACGATGATCGAAGCCGAGGCTCACTACCTGGCGGCGATCCTCAACTCCGCACCCGTACTGGCGAATGTGCAGCCGCTCCAAGCGGTGGGACTGTTCGGGCCGCGCGACTTTGACAAGCACCTGTTCACCGCGCCGTTCCCCACTTACGACAACGAGGTGAGCCTGCACGTCCAACTGGCGGAGCTCGGCAAACGAGCGGAGACCGAAGCCGCGAAGGTCGACATCAGCAGCGCCAACACGTTCCAGCAGGCGCGCACCCTCGTACGCGCGCATCTGGACAGCGAAAACATCCTGCACGACATCGTCGAGGCCGTGACCCAGCTGCTACTCACCGTGGGCGACGCGGCGTCCTGA
- a CDS encoding helix-turn-helix domain-containing protein — translation MTTLTVAEAAAQLGRSRRPIELAIQEGRLPATRVEKRPYLRVTQEDLDAYVAAQRGAYLAAAVARRGQEVEHLHSQGYLTVDEAAEQLGLAHVTITIAMAQGRLRSERIGGRRVTRPEWIATAQVGRPARVAPTVPDVVALPVAAQRSGLGRGTLLKAIRDGRLPAVPPSKTGESFGIKPADLEAFAAGQKPRAHVGGAVTADKAAEWRREQGVLSVTETAAALGISVQAVRARIHAGALPAHRSPAGSPSPRSWLIREEEVTRRVA, via the coding sequence GTGACCACCCTGACCGTCGCCGAAGCCGCCGCCCAGCTGGGACGGAGCCGCCGACCGATCGAACTGGCGATCCAGGAGGGCCGCCTGCCAGCCACCCGCGTCGAGAAGCGCCCCTACCTCCGCGTGACCCAGGAAGACCTCGATGCGTACGTGGCGGCGCAGCGGGGCGCGTACCTCGCCGCTGCGGTCGCCCGGCGTGGGCAGGAGGTCGAGCATTTGCACAGTCAGGGCTACCTGACGGTGGACGAGGCCGCCGAGCAGCTCGGACTCGCCCACGTCACCATCACTATCGCGATGGCGCAGGGACGACTGCGCAGTGAACGGATCGGCGGACGGCGCGTCACCCGACCGGAGTGGATCGCCACCGCGCAGGTGGGACGACCGGCCCGCGTGGCACCCACCGTTCCCGACGTGGTGGCGCTGCCCGTCGCGGCCCAGCGGTCGGGACTGGGCAGGGGCACCCTGTTGAAGGCGATCCGCGACGGTCGCCTGCCCGCCGTCCCACCGTCGAAGACCGGGGAGAGTTTCGGGATCAAGCCCGCCGATCTGGAGGCGTTCGCCGCCGGGCAGAAGCCCCGGGCGCACGTCGGTGGTGCCGTCACGGCGGACAAGGCTGCGGAGTGGCGACGGGAGCAAGGGGTGCTGTCGGTGACGGAAACCGCTGCGGCTCTGGGAATCAGCGTCCAGGCGGTGCGGGCGCGTATCCACGCCGGAGCCCTGCCGGCGCATCGGTCACCGGCCGGGTCGCCGTCACCGCGGTCCTGGCTGATCCGGGAAGAGGAAGTGACGCGGCGGGTGGCGTGA
- a CDS encoding DUF5131 family protein: MADRSAIEWTEATWNPVTGCDRISAGCDHCYAMTLAKRLKAMGSAKYQVDGDPRTSGPGFGVTVHPQALDEPRRWRNSRVVFVNSMSDLFHAKVPIDFIRDVFDVCRDTPQHTYQVLTKRSLRLRRVADKLDWPDNLWMGVSVENADVLSRVDHLREVPAAVRFLSCEPLIGPLDGIDLAGIGWVIAGGESGPRYRPVDVNWVRGIRDACTEAEVPFFFKQWGGRTPKALGRELDGQLWDEMPGAATG, encoded by the coding sequence ATGGCGGATCGTTCGGCGATCGAGTGGACAGAGGCCACCTGGAACCCCGTCACCGGGTGCGATCGCATCTCCGCCGGGTGCGACCACTGCTACGCGATGACCCTGGCCAAGCGACTCAAGGCGATGGGTTCGGCGAAGTACCAGGTCGACGGCGACCCCCGTACCTCCGGTCCCGGCTTCGGCGTCACCGTGCATCCGCAAGCCCTCGACGAACCGCGCCGCTGGCGCAATTCCCGGGTGGTGTTCGTCAACTCGATGTCGGACCTCTTCCACGCCAAGGTGCCGATCGACTTCATCCGCGACGTGTTCGACGTCTGCCGTGACACCCCGCAGCACACCTACCAGGTGCTGACCAAGCGCAGCCTGCGCCTTCGCCGCGTCGCCGACAAGCTGGACTGGCCCGACAACCTCTGGATGGGTGTGTCGGTGGAGAACGCGGACGTGCTCAGCCGGGTCGACCACCTCCGCGAAGTACCGGCCGCGGTGCGGTTCCTGTCCTGCGAGCCGCTGATCGGACCGCTGGACGGCATTGACCTCGCCGGCATCGGCTGGGTCATCGCGGGCGGTGAGTCCGGCCCCCGCTACCGGCCCGTCGACGTTAACTGGGTCCGTGGCATCCGCGACGCCTGCACCGAAGCCGAGGTGCCGTTCTTCTTCAAGCAGTGGGGTGGCCGTACCCCAAAGGCGCTCGGCCGCGAACTCGACGGGCAGCTGTGGGACGAGATGCCCGGGGCCGCAACCGGTTAG
- a CDS encoding recombinase family protein has product MSDSSTGSEATGRRLGYARVSTDEQDEDLQVRALERAGIDALYIDHGVSGAAISRPRFDAMLADLREGDTVVVYSLSRLSRGMKHLVDLGEQFERDGIGLVSLTEQIDTSTAMGRFVYTMLAALAAMERDLLIERTHAGLEAARAKGRFGGRPEKLTADQKRHAVLLRNGGIRVDEIATSLGASRATVYRALAEAKNKEKAA; this is encoded by the coding sequence ATGAGCGACAGCAGCACTGGTTCCGAAGCCACCGGCCGCCGTCTCGGCTACGCCCGCGTCAGCACCGACGAGCAGGATGAGGATCTCCAGGTGCGTGCACTCGAACGCGCCGGCATCGACGCGCTCTACATCGACCACGGCGTCAGCGGCGCGGCGATATCGCGGCCGCGATTCGACGCGATGTTGGCGGACCTCCGTGAGGGCGACACGGTGGTGGTCTACTCCCTTTCCCGGTTGAGTCGTGGCATGAAGCACCTTGTGGATCTCGGCGAGCAGTTCGAGCGCGACGGCATCGGCTTGGTCTCGCTCACCGAGCAGATCGACACCAGCACCGCAATGGGCCGGTTCGTGTACACGATGCTCGCCGCGTTGGCGGCTATGGAACGGGATCTGCTCATCGAGCGGACCCACGCCGGACTGGAAGCCGCGCGAGCGAAGGGACGTTTCGGTGGTCGGCCGGAAAAGCTGACCGCCGATCAGAAGCGGCACGCGGTGCTGCTGCGGAACGGGGGCATCCGCGTCGATGAGATCGCAACGTCGCTCGGAGCGAGTCGCGCCACGGTGTACCGCGCGCTCGCAGAGGCGAAGAACAAGGAGAAGGCAGCGTGA